From Sphingomonas nostoxanthinifaciens, a single genomic window includes:
- a CDS encoding SAM-dependent methyltransferase yields MGLFDRAFTRLIKAGELTAIDRHGGEHRYGAPHPGRDPVVIRFIDRRTPSRIVARPSLGAGEAYMDGRLLMERGDVHALLDLVTWNTRFETRGAKRRLESRRRFFGDTFGWLRTLNHERRSKRNVAHHYDLSAKLYDLFLDADRQYSCAYFTDPAHETLEQAQLDKKAHIAAKLYLKPGQRVLDIGCGWGGMALYLHRTTGVDVLGITLSEEQLKIARERAAAAGVADHVKFELVDYRALEGRFDRIVSVGMFEHVGPAHFRTFFSKCRRLLAEDGVMLLHTIGRMGTRRPTDAWTTKYIFPGGYIPSLSEIAEAAESARMICSDVESLRLHYGYTLEHWLRRTQAHRPEIEAMYDARFYRMWEFYLAGSATGFFNGQMLNYQLQYVRDRTTLPITRDYMAAAERLLLVD; encoded by the coding sequence ATGGGGCTGTTCGACCGGGCCTTTACCCGGTTGATCAAGGCAGGCGAACTCACCGCGATCGACCGCCACGGCGGCGAACATCGCTATGGCGCACCCCATCCCGGCCGTGATCCGGTCGTCATCCGGTTCATTGACAGGCGGACCCCGTCGCGCATCGTCGCACGACCGTCGCTCGGCGCCGGCGAGGCCTATATGGACGGCCGGCTGTTGATGGAGCGGGGCGATGTCCATGCTTTGCTCGATCTCGTCACCTGGAACACGCGGTTCGAGACGCGTGGCGCCAAGCGCCGGCTGGAGTCGCGCAGGCGCTTCTTCGGCGATACGTTCGGCTGGTTGCGGACGCTGAACCATGAGCGTCGGTCGAAGCGGAACGTCGCGCATCATTACGATCTGTCGGCCAAGCTCTACGATCTCTTCCTCGACGCCGATCGCCAATATAGCTGCGCCTACTTCACCGACCCCGCGCACGAGACGCTCGAGCAGGCACAGCTGGACAAGAAGGCGCACATCGCCGCCAAATTGTACCTGAAGCCCGGCCAGCGCGTGCTCGACATCGGCTGCGGCTGGGGCGGCATGGCGCTCTATCTCCATCGCACCACGGGCGTCGATGTGCTCGGGATCACGCTGTCGGAAGAGCAGCTCAAGATCGCGCGCGAGCGCGCCGCGGCCGCGGGCGTCGCCGATCACGTGAAGTTCGAGCTGGTCGACTATCGCGCGCTGGAAGGACGGTTCGACCGGATCGTCTCGGTCGGCATGTTCGAGCATGTCGGCCCGGCCCATTTCCGCACCTTCTTCTCCAAGTGTCGTCGCCTGCTCGCCGAGGACGGCGTGATGCTGCTGCATACGATCGGGCGCATGGGGACGCGTCGGCCGACCGACGCGTGGACCACGAAGTATATCTTCCCCGGCGGATATATACCGAGCCTGTCGGAGATTGCGGAGGCGGCCGAATCGGCGCGGATGATCTGCTCCGATGTCGAGTCGCTGCGGCTTCATTATGGCTACACGCTGGAACATTGGCTGCGGCGCACGCAGGCGCACCGCCCCGAGATCGAGGCGATGTACGATGCGCGCTTCTACCGCATGTGGGAATTCTACCTCGCCGGATCGGCGACCGGCTTCTTCAACGGGCAGATGCTGAACTATCAGCTGCAATATGTGCGCGACCGCACCACGCTGCCGATCACGCGCGACTATATGGCGGCGGCGGAGCGCCTGCTGCTGGTCGATTGA
- the rlmN gene encoding 23S rRNA (adenine(2503)-C(2))-methyltransferase RlmN, protein MNAPMPIPGLVDPVPVPRPAVARADGRVDLMGLPRENLRALLIDAGLDPKQAKLRAKQLWHWIYNRGATDFTVMTDIAKAMHPWLIERFVIGRPEVVEAQLSSDGTRKWLLRSDDGQDYEMVFIPDADRGTLCVSSQVGCTLNCSFCHTGTMRLVRNLTAGEIVGQVMLARDTLGEWPSQPEGRLLTNIVLMGMGEPLYNFDNVRDALKLVMDGDGLALSKRRITLSTSGVIPMMARAGEEIGVNLAVSLHAVTKDVRDELVPLNKKYGLDDLLAACAAYPGANNARRITFEYVMLKDKNDSDADAHELVRLLRKHKLPAKVNLIPFNPWPGSNYECSTAERIRRFSDIVFEAGISAPVRSPRGRDIMAACGQLKSASEKKSRAQRDREMAVV, encoded by the coding sequence ATGAACGCGCCGATGCCCATTCCCGGTCTGGTCGATCCCGTCCCCGTGCCGCGCCCCGCGGTTGCGCGCGCCGACGGCCGCGTCGACCTGATGGGCTTGCCGCGCGAGAATCTGCGCGCGCTGCTGATCGACGCCGGGCTCGATCCCAAGCAGGCGAAGCTGCGCGCCAAGCAATTGTGGCACTGGATCTACAATCGCGGCGCCACCGATTTCACGGTGATGACCGACATCGCCAAGGCGATGCATCCGTGGCTGATCGAGCGATTCGTGATCGGCCGGCCCGAGGTGGTCGAGGCGCAGCTTTCGAGCGACGGCACGCGCAAGTGGCTGCTGCGCTCGGACGACGGCCAGGATTACGAGATGGTGTTCATCCCCGACGCCGATCGCGGCACGCTCTGCGTGTCGAGCCAAGTGGGGTGCACGCTCAACTGCTCCTTCTGCCATACCGGCACGATGCGGCTGGTCCGCAATCTGACGGCGGGCGAGATCGTCGGCCAGGTCATGCTCGCGCGCGACACGCTGGGCGAATGGCCCAGCCAGCCCGAGGGGCGATTGCTCACCAACATCGTGCTGATGGGCATGGGCGAGCCGCTCTACAATTTCGACAATGTCCGCGATGCACTGAAGCTAGTGATGGATGGCGACGGGCTCGCTCTATCCAAGCGGCGCATCACGCTCTCCACCAGCGGCGTGATCCCGATGATGGCGCGCGCGGGCGAGGAAATCGGCGTCAATCTGGCGGTCTCGCTCCACGCCGTCACCAAGGACGTGCGCGACGAGCTGGTGCCGCTCAACAAGAAATACGGGCTGGACGATCTTCTCGCCGCTTGCGCCGCCTATCCGGGCGCGAACAATGCGCGCCGCATCACCTTCGAATATGTGATGCTGAAGGACAAGAACGACAGCGACGCTGACGCGCACGAACTCGTCCGCCTGCTGCGCAAGCACAAGCTGCCGGCGAAGGTGAATTTGATCCCGTTCAATCCGTGGCCGGGGTCGAACTACGAATGCTCGACGGCCGAGCGGATCCGGCGTTTCTCGGACATCGTGTTCGAGGCGGGCATCTCCGCGCCGGTGCGCAGCCCGCGCGGCCGCGACATCATGGCGGCGTGCGGCCAGCTCAAGTCCGCATCCGAAAAGAAGAGCCGCGCCCAGCGCGATCGTGAAATGGCGGTGGTCTGA